A window of the Aquarana catesbeiana isolate 2022-GZ linkage group LG05, ASM4218655v1, whole genome shotgun sequence genome harbors these coding sequences:
- the LOC141145590 gene encoding E3 ubiquitin-protein ligase TRIM39-like, with amino-acid sequence MASADVRQELDCSICLEMYKDPVMLSCGHNFCRVCIDRVLDTQVGSGDYSCPQCRKRSRSRPTLQRNITLCNIVETLRSTHPEQKKTGIFCTYCIHYAVPAVKSCLLCEASLCDNHLRVHSKSPEHVLTDPTTSMENRKCSIHRELLKYYCTEDSACICVSCSLAGEHRGHNVETLDEASEKKKQELRNVLQKLIAKRKEIEQRVQSLQELKGKVQEKSAGLTGRVTALFIELRRHLEDLEKRVLRNISSQEERISHSLSDLIYQLEIKKEALSRKMEDIEELCNMTDPLTVLQESDTGDLCDTEEGDNEDRERHDRLLHDGGDLDVAGISHTLLTGFSDMLKGGNVFFNIPEASDILLDVNTAHNNLQISDDMKTVSWSDIKQNRPETPERFQSWFQVLSSQGFSSGRHYWEVDVSESEDYSVGMCYPSIERGGVQTMIGNNNKSWGLFRYSTGCYLIHDNKQISIYRYLPSNRVRIYVDYEAGQMSFYDLCDPIRHLHTFTTTFTEPLHAVLCVRKGHIKISGRVRRFLI; translated from the coding sequence ATGGCGTCGGCTGATGTGAGACAAGAGCTGGATTGTTCCATCTGTCTGGAAATGTATAaagatcctgtaatgctgagctgtggacacaacttctgccgggtctgtattgatcgtgtgttAGATACACAGGTGGGGTCTGGAGATTATTCCTGTCCTCAGTGCAGAAAAAGGTCTAGGAGTCGTCCTacactgcagaggaacataacgCTGTGTAATATAGTGGAGACTTTACGATCTACTCATCCAGAACAGAAGAAGACTGgaatcttctgtacttactgtattcactATGCTGTACCTGCTGTTAAATCCTGtctgctgtgtgaagcttctctgtgtgataaTCACCTGAGAGTCCATAGCAAGTCACCAGAACATGTCCTAACTGATCCCACCACTTCCATGGAGAACAGAAAATGCTCCATCCATAGAGAACTTCTTaaatattactgcactgaggactctgcctgtatctgtgtgtcctgcagttTGGCTGGAGAACACCGGGGACACAATgtggagactctggatgaggcctctgagaagaagaaacaggaactgagaaatgttctgcagaaactgattgctaaaagaaaggagattgagcaaagagtccagagtctgcaggaacttAAGGGAAAAGTACAAGAAAAATCAGCTGGTCTAACAgggagagtcactgccctgttcatagagctcaggagacatctggaggacctggagaagagagtcctgaggaacATCTCCAGCCAGGAAGAGCGGATCTCACACTCATTGTCTGATTTGATTTATCAGCTGGAAATAAAGAAAGAGGCTCTGTCCAGGAAGATggaggacattgaggagctgtgtaacatgactgacccactgactgtcctacaggaatcagacacaggggacttgtgtgatactgaggagggagataatgaggacagagagagacatgatagactcctccatgatggaggggatctggatgtggcTGGAATCTCACACACATTACTCACAGGGTTCTCTGATATGCTAAAAGGGGGAAATGTATTCTTCAATATACCGGAAGcttcagacatattactggatgtgaacacagctcataataatctacagatatcagatgacaTGAAAACTGTATCTTGGTCAGATATAAAGcagaatcgtccagaaacaccGGAGAGATTTCAGTCATGGTTCCAGGTATTAAGCAGTCAGGGTTTTTCCTCGGggcgacattactgggaagtggatgtcagtGAGTCAGAAGATTACAGTGTTGGGATGTGTTATCCCAGTATAGAGAGGGGAGGAGTGCAGACAATGATTGGAAATAATAACAAGTCCTGGGGTTTGTTCAGGTATAGCACTGGGTGTTATCTAATACATGACAATAAACAGATCAGCATATATCGCTATCTccccagtaacagagtcaggatctatgtggattatgaggccgggcagatgtccttttatgatctgtgtgacccgatcagacacctccacaccttcaccaccaccttcactgagcccctccatgctgtgttATGTGTAAGAAAAGGTCATATAAAGATCTCTGGGAGGGTCAGGAGATTTTTAATATGA